One genomic segment of Oscillospiraceae bacterium includes these proteins:
- a CDS encoding chromate transporter, with the protein MKLLFELFICFFKIGIMTFGGGMAMLPILEKEVVDKKRWATREELLDYYAVSQCTPGIIAVNVATFIGHKLKGIKGGVVATLGVVCPSVIIILIIAAFLKTFSSLIIVQKAFNGIRVAVCALVISSVVGLCKKGIKDFLGVIIALSTFGIIVALNLSPIYIVICAVIIGISYNLIKEKRK; encoded by the coding sequence ATGAAACTGTTATTTGAGTTGTTTATATGTTTTTTCAAAATAGGTATTATGACCTTCGGAGGCGGAATGGCAATGCTTCCGATTTTAGAAAAAGAAGTTGTTGATAAGAAAAGGTGGGCAACAAGAGAAGAACTTCTTGATTATTACGCTGTATCACAATGCACACCCGGAATAATCGCAGTAAATGTTGCAACTTTTATAGGTCATAAACTAAAAGGAATAAAAGGCGGCGTTGTTGCAACTTTAGGGGTTGTCTGCCCCTCTGTTATAATTATTTTAATTATTGCCGCTTTTCTTAAAACTTTTTCTTCTCTTATAATTGTTCAAAAAGCATTTAACGGAATAAGAGTTGCTGTATGCGCTCTTGTTATTTCTTCAGTTGTCGGTCTTTGCAAAAAAGGAATAAAGGACTTCTTAGGGGTTATAATTGCACTTTCAACTTTCGGGATAATTGTCGCACTTAATTTATCTCCTATTTATATAGTTATTTGTGCCGTAATTATCGGTATATCCTATAATTTAATAAAGGAGAAAAGAAAATGA
- a CDS encoding glycosyltransferase: MKTKIALIPAYKPDIKLITLIESLIKTDIIPVVVNDGSGNEFDEIFQKANEYCHVLSHEVNKGKGRALKTGLSYIKDTYKKDYIVVTLDADGQHTIKDAKKVLSLCEENPKVLVLGSRFFDKDTPLRSRFGNTLTRLVYKISTGISVYDTQTGLRAFSDEIIDNLIDIKGERYEYEMNVLLECKNSGIKIIETKIETIYIDNNSSSHFDAVKDSIRIYKNILKFSASSIFSFLVDYGFYSLFLVIFGLFGISKTVTFSNICARCISSVVNFNINRKYVFKSKKNIIKSLIEYYFLVAVILIGNTLVLNFFIYKLSLNAFFAKIVTEIVFFIISFFTQNFIVFKRES, from the coding sequence ATGAAAACTAAAATTGCTCTTATCCCTGCGTATAAACCTGACATAAAACTTATAACCCTTATTGAATCATTAATCAAAACGGATATTATTCCTGTTGTGGTTAATGACGGCAGCGGGAATGAGTTTGACGAAATTTTTCAAAAAGCAAATGAATATTGCCATGTTCTTTCTCACGAAGTAAATAAAGGAAAAGGAAGAGCGTTAAAGACGGGACTTTCATACATTAAAGATACCTACAAAAAGGATTACATAGTTGTTACTTTAGATGCTGACGGTCAGCATACTATTAAAGATGCGAAAAAAGTATTAAGTCTTTGCGAAGAAAATCCCAAAGTTCTTGTTTTGGGAAGCCGTTTTTTTGACAAGGACACTCCTCTGAGAAGCAGATTCGGAAACACGCTTACAAGACTTGTATACAAAATTTCTACAGGAATTTCAGTATATGATACTCAAACGGGGCTTCGTGCTTTCTCTGACGAAATCATTGATAATCTGATTGACATTAAAGGCGAAAGATACGAGTATGAAATGAATGTTCTGCTTGAATGTAAAAATTCAGGTATTAAAATAATTGAAACCAAAATTGAAACAATTTATATTGATAATAATTCCTCATCACATTTTGATGCAGTTAAAGACTCAATAAGAATATATAAAAATATCTTAAAATTTTCTGCTTCGTCAATTTTCTCGTTTTTAGTTGACTATGGATTTTACAGTTTATTTTTAGTTATATTCGGTCTTTTTGGAATTTCAAAAACTGTTACTTTTTCAAACATCTGTGCAAGATGTATAAGTTCCGTAGTTAATTTTAATATTAACAGAAAGTACGTTTTCAAAAGCAAAAAAAATATTATAAAATCACTTATTGAATACTATTTTTTAGTTGCAGTTATACTTATAGGTAACACTTTGGTACTTAACTTCTTTATTTATAAACTTTCTTTAAATGCATTTTTTGCAAAAATTGTTACTGAGATAGTTTTCTTTATTATAAGTTTTTTTACACAAAATTTCATAGTTTTTAAAAGGGAGAGTTAA
- a CDS encoding chromate transporter, producing MIYLTLFYEFFKAGLFAVGGGLATLPFLYNMADNYSWFTHSELTDMIAISESTPGPIGVNMATYSGFNASGVLGGIVSTLGLILPSIIIILIISSFLNKFKDNKFVEYSFYGIRPAVCGLISAAVFDIILVTLLDLNYLGSFLNIFKIKEIILFAVLFILIRKIKIHPIFFILASGIIGIILL from the coding sequence ATGATTTATTTAACACTTTTTTATGAATTTTTCAAAGCGGGGCTTTTCGCTGTGGGCGGCGGTCTTGCTACACTTCCTTTTTTATATAATATGGCAGATAACTATTCTTGGTTTACCCATTCGGAACTTACTGATATGATTGCAATTTCCGAATCTACACCTGGTCCTATAGGTGTTAATATGGCAACCTATTCAGGATTTAACGCATCAGGAGTTTTGGGAGGAATTGTTTCCACCTTAGGTTTAATATTACCCTCTATAATAATAATTCTTATAATTTCATCATTTTTAAATAAATTTAAAGATAACAAGTTTGTAGAATATTCTTTTTATGGAATAAGACCTGCCGTATGCGGACTTATATCCGCTGCTGTTTTTGATATTATTTTGGTTACCCTGCTCGATTTAAATTATTTAGGTAGTTTTTTAAACATATTTAAAATAAAGGAAATTATCTTATTTGCAGTTTTATTTATCCTAATAAGAAAAATAAAAATCCACCCTATTTTCTTTATTTTAGCATCAGGAATTATTGGTATCATTTTATTGTAA
- a CDS encoding HPr family phosphocarrier protein gives MYSKDVVVQNQIGLHARPATFFIQKANEFKSTVWVEKDERKVSAKSLLGVLSLGITRGTNITIIAEGVDEETAVNGLVSLINSNFGE, from the coding sequence ATGTACTCTAAAGATGTTGTAGTTCAAAATCAAATAGGCTTGCATGCAAGACCTGCTACATTTTTTATTCAAAAAGCAAATGAATTCAAATCAACAGTTTGGGTTGAAAAGGATGAAAGAAAGGTTAGTGCAAAGAGTTTACTTGGGGTTTTATCTTTGGGGATTACAAGAGGAACTAACATAACCATTATAGCGGAGGGCGTTGACGAAGAAACTGCTGTTAACGGCTTGGTTTCGCTTATAAATTCTAATTTCGGCGAATAA